The genomic window TATTAGCCATAACAATTGAAGCTTGAATAGGTAAAGTTAAACATTGATAACGTAAAGCTATTGTTCCTATTTCTATTACTTCTAAATCTTCTTTTCTAAATAAAGCAATTATCTCTGGAGCAAAAGTAAAACATAAAACTCCTAAAATAGTTAATAGTATAACTCCCACTTTTAAGCAAAAATAATAAGCTTCTAAAACTCTTTCATATTTTTTTGCTCCATAATTATATCCACATACAGGTTGAAAACCTTGTCCAAACCCTATCAGAGAGGAATTTATAAATAACATTATTCTCACAGTAATTGACATTGCTGCTATAGCTGCATCCCCAAAAGGACTTGCACAAACATTTAAGGCTACAGCTGCCATACTCGCTAATCCTTGACGAGAAAGGCTTGGAAGTCCAGCTTTAAAAATTTCTTTATATACCCACGGTTTCAAAGTAAATTTACTAATTTTTATTGTTACATTTTTCTTATTTCTTTGGCTCATAAAAAATAAAATTCCAAAACTTATAAATTGGCTAAATATTGTTGCTATAGCTGCTCCTGATATTCCCATATTAAACTTAAAAATTAATATAGGGTCAAGTATCATATTTAATATTCCACCTGTGACTAATCCAAGCATAGAATAAAAAGCATTTCCTTGTGACCTGTGTAAATTATTTAAAACAAAAGCACAACACATATATGGAGTTCCTATTAAAATATATTTTGCATAATCCTTAGCATAAGGAACTATTGTTGGAGTAGCTCCTAAAATTTTTACAAATTTATCTAAATTTAAAAGTCCTATAATTGACAAAGTTCCTCCTAAAATCAAGGCTGTAAAAAAGGCTGTAGCTGCTGCTCTGTGAGCTCCTTCACCATCTTGATTTCCTAAACTTCTTGATACATAGTTTCCACTTCCCATTCCCAAAGTAAAACCAATTGCTTGTATCATTGCCATAAGTGAAAAATTAATTCCTACTGCTGCTGAAGCAGAAGTTCCTATTTGACTTACAAAAAATGTATCAGCCATATTATAAATAGAGGTTACTAACATTGTTATTATAGTAGGAATCGCTAATCTTGGAATTAATTTTGAAATTTTAGTTTCTGTCATTTTGATATACATATCATTATTCATAATTATCACCAAAAAATTAATTTTGTATACTATTATTATAGCATATTTTTTTAATTTCATAAAATCGTTTATATTAAATATTAAAGAAGTATTTTTTTTAACTATAAAAAAATTACACTTTCTATCTTAAAATTTTAAGATAAAAAGTGTAATATTTTTTTTATTTTTTATAAATTATTTATTTTGATTGTAATGAGCAATTAATTTTTCTACAATACTATCTGATTTTTTTACTACATCAGCAATTTTTACTCTAACTATTTTCTTTCCAGTAAATCTTTCTTCATTTTTTATAGCAACTTCTTTAGTTAATACTACATAATCTGTATTTGCTAAATCTTCAGCTGTTATAACATTTTCAATTCCAATTGCTCCTTGAGTTTCTACTTTTACTTCTACTCCTGCTTTTTCTGCTGCCTTTTTAAGAGCTTCTGCTGCCATATATGTATGTGCTACACCAGAAGGGCATGATGTTACTGCTACTATTTTCATTTTTATTCCTCCAAAATTTTTATTTATATTTTTAGTCGTTATTTTTTATATTTTAGTCAAAATCTAATTCAACTTCTTCTGAATCATCTGCTGCATCTGTAGTTTCTATTTTTTCAACTATTGGTTTCTTTAAAAAGTTTACCATTAATGCTGTTACAAGAGAACCTGCTATTGTTGCTATAACATATCCTAATTTTCCTTCTACTACTGGAAGAACAATCCATCCTCCCCAAGGTGCATGGTTAATAACATTCATAACAAATCCTATTATGTTTCCAACCATTCCTCCTACAACTATTGAAGGTAAAACTCTTAATGGGTCAGCTGCTGCAAAAGGAATTGCTCCTTCAGAAATTCCAATTAATCCCATTAGTATTGCTGCTTTTCCTGCTTCTTTTTCTTCATGAGTATATTTTTTAGGTCCTAATATTGTTGCTAATCCCATTCCAATAGGTGGTGTACAAATTGCAACTCCAACTCCTCCCATTAACCATGGATGTGTATCAACTTGAGTTTGAGCAAATAATGTAGCAACTTTATTTATTGGTCCTCCCATATCAAATGCTGTCATTCCTCCAAGAATAGCTCCTAAAGCAACTTTCCCTGTATCTCTCATACTACTTAACCAGTTATTTAATCCTTCCATCATTAAAGCTATTGGAGTTCCTATAACCCACATAACTATTCCTGAAACTATTAATGTTCCAAATAAAGGACAAATAAATATTGTAGATAAAGATCTCATACTTGCTGGTAATTTTATTTTCTTTAACATATTAACAACATAACCAGCTAAGAATCCAACTATTATAGCTCCTAAAAATCCTGTCTTATATTGAGAAACTGCTATCCAAGAACCAATCATACCAGGAGCTAATCCAGGTCTATCTGCTATAGAGAAAGCTATATATCCCCCAAGAACTGCTGTAAATAATGTAAGTCCTGCAATACCCATATTTGAAATATCTTTTAATATTCCTGTATCAGGTACAGCTCCTTTTCCACTAATCATAACTGCAAGTGAAAGTAAAACTCCTCCAGCAACTATAAATGGTATCATATGGCTTGTACCAAATAATAAATGTTTTCTTAATTCTAATAAAGTATTTTTCATTTTTATCCCCCTATATATAATCTATTTTTTATTCGTTTATTGCTTTTACAATTTCTTCTGTAGAAGTTGCTTTTGTTATTAAATCTCTAAAATCATCATCTAATATTTTTTTAGAAAGATTTACTAAAATATTTATATGCTCATTGCCTGCTGCTGCATTAGGTATAGCTAACATAAATATAAATTTAGCATTTTCATTTTCTTCGCTATCCCATAAAATTTCCTCATTAAGTCTTGCAAAAGCAACAGCTGGTCTTGTTACTGCATCACTTTTACCATGAGGTAACCCTACTTCATATCCAACAGCTGTAGGAGCTATATTTTCTCTTTCAAATAAAGATTCTACATATTTTTTATAATCTTCTACTATTCCCTCTTCTAAAAAAAGTTTTGCCATCTCTTTTATAGCTTCTTCCTTGTTTGAAAAAGTTTTGTCTAATAACACACGATTTTTAACTATTAATTCCATTATACTCTCCTTTATATTAATAAAATAAATTTTTTATAATTATGAATATCTCACTAGGTGTTTTAACATCTTTTAATAATTTTAAAATATTTTTTTCTCTTATAATATTAATAAATTCCATAAGTCCATTTAAATGTTCTCTTTTATCTTTACTAGCAAGTGTTATAACTAAATATACCTTTTCTTTATCTGGAAAATCTATTCCATCTTCAACATAAAGAATTCCTATCCCTGTTTTTCTAACACCATCTTCTGGATTTGCGTGAGCTAAAATTATTCCTTCTTGAATAACCATATAACTTCCAAATTTATTGATAAGTTTGATTATCTCATCTGCATAATCTTTATTTACCATATTTTCATCTACAAGTTTTTTACTTCCTAAAAATATAGCTTCTTGCCAATCATTAACATTTTTTATTAACTCAATTCTTGATAAAGACATCATATCTGTAAATTTAAGTTGTTTTAATTGTTGTCTATCATCAAAAATTTCTCCTTTAAATTTTTCTTTTAATTCTTTTATGAACTTTTCTTCATCTAAAGAAATTGTACTTTCTTTTACAACTTCTAATAATTTAGAAAGTTTTATTTTGCTTTTTACTTGTGAAAGATTTAATTTCTCTAACTTTTGAATGTCTTCTTTATTTAAAATAGGTGAGACTGTAACAACTGGAACATAAGTATTTTCAAGATTATCAATTGTTGTTATTATTAAATCTACTTCATCTAAATTATTATAAGTATCTAACAAATTATAAGGAATAGTGTCAATTATATTTACAGAAAATTTTTCTTGTATACTTTCTGCTAAAAACTTTGAAGTACTATATCCAGAACCACAAACAATTAATATATTTTTTAGTTTTTTCTTTCTAGTTCTCTTTATAGCTAACTGAAAGTGCATTGCTATATAAGCTATCTCTTCATTTGACATATTCAAATTTTTGAAATCACATTTAGACCAAGCTTCTTCTACTTGAGAAAGAATTGTAGGATAACTTTCTCTAAACTCTTCATAGATATGAGTATCTAATTTCCCACCCATCTTAGCTCTATATATTGCTGGTTTTATATGATTTATAAGTCCTTCAAGTAAAGTAAAATCTTTTTCTAAGTCTGAATAACCAAACTTACTAATCTCTTTTATTAAAGACATTATAAAAGTTTCAACTTGTACCCAATTTCCATAAAAAGAATCATCAAAATTAAAAGTATGACTTCCTAAAAAATATTCTGTAAGACTTAAAAGTTCTCCCTCTTTTAAATCAAATTTTTCTAATGTATTTTTTACACTTAGATACTCTTCAGTATTTGAAAGAAATTGTTTATTTTTAAAATGTTCTATGGAATGTTTTTCATATCTGTTTAAAACTATTAAAATATAGAAAAATAAAACTTTATATGCTTCATCACTTAATTTTTTATTATTTTTTTCTAATATACTTTTTAATATTTCAGAGGCAAGTTTTATTTTTTCTGTTTCAAAGAAAATATCCATTTCTTCCCAAGGAATAAAATAGCCATAGTAATAAGTTTTTGATACAAAAATACCTTCATTTTTAAAACTTATATCATAATTCTTTAGTAAAATATCAAGCATTAATTTTCTAACATTTTCTTCTTCCCCAGAAAGTTCTAGATATCTATTAGTTTCTGCTGATAAATCTAACATAAAAGTTTTTACATATTTTTTTATTTTCTTTATATCTGATTTTAAAGTAACACTACTAACTCCTAAGAAATCACTTATTTCATCTATAGTTAGTTTTCCTTTTCCAAAAAGATATAAAGTTAAAATAATCTTTTCTCTTTCATCTTGTGAAAAATTGTAAGTATTTATATTTTCTTTTATCTTTTTTACTACCTCATCTAGTGAGGAAGAAAAAGAAATTTTCCCAAGTTTAAGTTTTAGTTCTGGAAGTTCAAGACCTTGTAGATGATAATTACAATCTTCTATTTTATATCTTATACTTCTCTCACTAACACCCATAAGTTTTGCATTTTCTTCTAAAGAATTTATTTTATTTTCTGTTATACTTTTTATAAGATTTAGAACATCTCTTGTTATGGCCATATTGTTCACCTCTTTATTTCTTATATTCAAAGTATACTTTTTTTATATACACTTTCAAGTAAAAAACCATTCCACTTTTTTTTGAAATATTTTTTATCATATCAAAAAATTATTTTTCTTATCTTTTTGATTTTTTTCCATACATATAACATATGTATTTTCTATTTTCCTATTCATAAATAGAATTTCTTTTAGTTATTCCTACATTTTTTTAAAATTTTTCTTTAATTTTTCTTGAAAGTTTTTTGTTATTTTTTAATTTTTTTCTTTTAAGTAAATTTTTCAAAAAATTTTTGAAAAATCAATTTTTTATCTTTTTTAAAAAAATTATAATAAAAAAGCTAGTTAATATTTTCTTAACTAGCTTATCTTAAATAAATATTTTTCACTATTTTTTGAAGTTATTAAAGAATTTTTTATTAATATTTTTCTAGTAACTCAAAATTAAACATATCCATTCTATAATCTTTCCAAATAGGGTACTCTTCTCTAGTTTTTGTTACTTCATCTAAATCAATTGTAATATTTAAAATTTCCTCTTCTGTATCTGAGGCTTTAGCTACAACATCTCCAAAAGGAGATATTACTTCACTATCTCCACATATATTCTGCCCAAGAGGATTTAACCCTACTGTATTAACTCCAATAACATAGTAAAGATTATTGATAGCTCCAGCCATAAGGCTAGAATGCCATCTATTTTTTAACCATTCACTCCAAACAGAAGGACAAATTATTAACTCTGCTCCTTTAAAATGCAATATTCTAAAAAGTTCTGGAAATTCTATATCATAACAATTTAATAAACCAATTTTTCCAAACTCTGTATCACAGGCAAATAATTTATCTCCTTTAGTAAATGTCCTATTTTCTTCTTCCCAACAATAAATTTTTCTATAATTACATAATAGATTTCCTTTGTTATCCACAAACATCAAACTATTATAATAAGTATCCTTCTCTTTTTCAGAATACCCCATTATAATATAAATATTATTTTTTATAGAAATTTCTTTTAATTTATTAAAAAGATTTCCATTTTTTTCTTCAGATAATTCATGAAAAGTTCTTCTTCTGTTAAAATATCCTGTATAAAACAGTTCTGGAAAAACAACTAAATTACTTCCATTTTTAGAAACTTCCTCTATAATTTTAATTGCTTTCTCTAAATTTTTTTCAGGCTTTCCATGTATAGATTTTACTTGTGCTATAGTTATATTTATTTTTCTCATAATTTTTATTTCTCCTCTTTAAAAATTGAAAAATTAAAATAAGTATTTAATGTTTTAAACCAATATTTAAAATATTTTCTATTTTTTAAATTATAATATTATTGTAAATATAAAGCAACATCAATTATATATTTTTATTTTAATAAACTATGTTTTAATAAAATTTATCTTAAAAATTTTAATTATTTATGTTAATAAAATATAAATTCTATAACTATTGACTATGGTATTGAGATAATTTTTCTACCAAAGGCAAAAAATAAAAAATACTATAAAACTTGTACCTTCAACGACTAAAATATAAGATTATTTCTAAAGAAATTTTAAAAAAAATATGGTATAATTATCAAAAAAAAGTGAGGTCAAAAAATGAAAATAATTTTTTCACCAAGTAAAACTATGTTAGACAAAAAACTTAATTTTTTAGAAACCCCAAAACTATTATTTGAAAATAAGACTGATATTATTATAAAAAAATTAAAAGAATTTTCTATTGAAAACATAGAAAAAATTTTTAAGATAAAAGGAAAAATATTAGAAGAGACTTTTAAAAATATTCAAAAGTTTGAAATATTAGAAGAATATCCAGCTATTTCTCTATATGAAGGTGTTACCTTTAGGCAATTGGAGCTTAATAAATATTCTAAAGCTCAGTTAGAATATCTAACAAAAAATTTATTTATTTTATCAGCTTTTTACGGTCTTCTTTCTCCAAATACTAAAATAAAAAAATATAGATTAGATATGACTATCAATATATTAGAAAATAATTTATATAAATTTTGGAGTTCTGAGATAAATGATTATCTAAAAAAATATTCAGATGAAATTTTTATAAATCTTGCTTCAAAGGAGTTTTCTAAACTTTTAGATTATAAAAAATTTAATGTTATTGATATAGAATTTAGACAATTAGTAAATGGCCAAGAGAAAAATATAAGTACTGAAGCTAAAAAAGCTAGAGGATTATTATTAAATTATATGATTACCAATAAAATTTTAAATATTGAGGACATAAAAAAATTTAATGAAAATGGATACGTTTTTTTAGATAATAGGTCTGATGAGAAAAAATTATTTTTTCTAAAAAAATAACTTATAAATATTTCCTATTTCTATTCTATGTAACTAAAATTCATTATAAAAATAATATATTTTAAATAAAAAGTTGGACCAATTAAAGCCCAACTTTTTTCTTTTCCATTTATAATTAAAATTTTTTTACCGTTTAATCAAACATTTTTCTTTCTATCATTTTTCTTATTACTTTTTTCACTAATTCTATTCTTTCTTCTATACTTGATACTTCTAAATATTCTCTTTTACTGTGAGCTTCTCCACCTATTGGTCCTAATCCATCTATTACACCAACTCCTAGTACTCCTAAGAAATTTCCATCAGAACATCCCCCTGCTATCTCCCAATCACATTGAATATTTAATTCTTTTTTACTCTCATCAAAAATATTTTTTAATAATTCAGATTTTTCATTTAATACCAAAGGAGCTCTAAATCCTCCTCTTTCTATATTTATTTTTATCCCTTTAACTACAGGATTTTTTTCTAATTCTTTTATTTTATCTTCAATTTTATTAAAGAATTCTAAATTATGTGACCTTCCTT from Fusobacterium sp. FSA-380-WT-3A includes these protein-coding regions:
- a CDS encoding PTS fructose transporter subunit EIIC, which codes for MKNTLLELRKHLLFGTSHMIPFIVAGGVLLSLAVMISGKGAVPDTGILKDISNMGIAGLTLFTAVLGGYIAFSIADRPGLAPGMIGSWIAVSQYKTGFLGAIIVGFLAGYVVNMLKKIKLPASMRSLSTIFICPLFGTLIVSGIVMWVIGTPIALMMEGLNNWLSSMRDTGKVALGAILGGMTAFDMGGPINKVATLFAQTQVDTHPWLMGGVGVAICTPPIGMGLATILGPKKYTHEEKEAGKAAILMGLIGISEGAIPFAAADPLRVLPSIVVGGMVGNIIGFVMNVINHAPWGGWIVLPVVEGKLGYVIATIAGSLVTALMVNFLKKPIVEKIETTDAADDSEEVELDFD
- a CDS encoding PTS sugar transporter subunit IIA; the encoded protein is MELIVKNRVLLDKTFSNKEEAIKEMAKLFLEEGIVEDYKKYVESLFERENIAPTAVGYEVGLPHGKSDAVTRPAVAFARLNEEILWDSEENENAKFIFMLAIPNAAAGNEHINILVNLSKKILDDDFRDLITKATSTEEIVKAINE
- a CDS encoding carbon-nitrogen hydrolase family protein: MRKINITIAQVKSIHGKPEKNLEKAIKIIEEVSKNGSNLVVFPELFYTGYFNRRRTFHELSEEKNGNLFNKLKEISIKNNIYIIMGYSEKEKDTYYNSLMFVDNKGNLLCNYRKIYCWEEENRTFTKGDKLFACDTEFGKIGLLNCYDIEFPELFRILHFKGAELIICPSVWSEWLKNRWHSSLMAGAINNLYYVIGVNTVGLNPLGQNICGDSEVISPFGDVVAKASDTEEEILNITIDLDEVTKTREEYPIWKDYRMDMFNFELLEKY
- a CDS encoding BglG family transcription antiterminator, which encodes MAITRDVLNLIKSITENKINSLEENAKLMGVSERSIRYKIEDCNYHLQGLELPELKLKLGKISFSSSLDEVVKKIKENINTYNFSQDEREKIILTLYLFGKGKLTIDEISDFLGVSSVTLKSDIKKIKKYVKTFMLDLSAETNRYLELSGEEENVRKLMLDILLKNYDISFKNEGIFVSKTYYYGYFIPWEEMDIFFETEKIKLASEILKSILEKNNKKLSDEAYKVLFFYILIVLNRYEKHSIEHFKNKQFLSNTEEYLSVKNTLEKFDLKEGELLSLTEYFLGSHTFNFDDSFYGNWVQVETFIMSLIKEISKFGYSDLEKDFTLLEGLINHIKPAIYRAKMGGKLDTHIYEEFRESYPTILSQVEEAWSKCDFKNLNMSNEEIAYIAMHFQLAIKRTRKKKLKNILIVCGSGYSTSKFLAESIQEKFSVNIIDTIPYNLLDTYNNLDEVDLIITTIDNLENTYVPVVTVSPILNKEDIQKLEKLNLSQVKSKIKLSKLLEVVKESTISLDEEKFIKELKEKFKGEIFDDRQQLKQLKFTDMMSLSRIELIKNVNDWQEAIFLGSKKLVDENMVNKDYADEIIKLINKFGSYMVIQEGIILAHANPEDGVRKTGIGILYVEDGIDFPDKEKVYLVITLASKDKREHLNGLMEFINIIREKNILKLLKDVKTPSEIFIIIKNLFY
- a CDS encoding YaaA family protein, which translates into the protein MKIIFSPSKTMLDKKLNFLETPKLLFENKTDIIIKKLKEFSIENIEKIFKIKGKILEETFKNIQKFEILEEYPAISLYEGVTFRQLELNKYSKAQLEYLTKNLFILSAFYGLLSPNTKIKKYRLDMTINILENNLYKFWSSEINDYLKKYSDEIFINLASKEFSKLLDYKKFNVIDIEFRQLVNGQEKNISTEAKKARGLLLNYMITNKILNIEDIKKFNENGYVFLDNRSDEKKLFFLKK
- a CDS encoding PTS fructose-like transporter subunit IIB — translated: MKIVAVTSCPSGVAHTYMAAEALKKAAEKAGVEVKVETQGAIGIENVITAEDLANTDYVVLTKEVAIKNEERFTGKKIVRVKIADVVKKSDSIVEKLIAHYNQNK
- a CDS encoding MATE family efflux transporter, whose amino-acid sequence is MNNDMYIKMTETKISKLIPRLAIPTIITMLVTSIYNMADTFFVSQIGTSASAAVGINFSLMAMIQAIGFTLGMGSGNYVSRSLGNQDGEGAHRAAATAFFTALILGGTLSIIGLLNLDKFVKILGATPTIVPYAKDYAKYILIGTPYMCCAFVLNNLHRSQGNAFYSMLGLVTGGILNMILDPILIFKFNMGISGAAIATIFSQFISFGILFFMSQRNKKNVTIKISKFTLKPWVYKEIFKAGLPSLSRQGLASMAAVALNVCASPFGDAAIAAMSITVRIMLFINSSLIGFGQGFQPVCGYNYGAKKYERVLEAYYFCLKVGVILLTILGVLCFTFAPEIIALFRKEDLEVIEIGTIALRYQCLTLPIQASIVMANMLTQSIGYGFWATLVAMGRQGIFLIPALFVLPNIFGIRGLQYCQPFADICTFIVGLLVVQKVIKDLKIKISEQNLLV